From the Oryza glaberrima chromosome 5, OglaRS2, whole genome shotgun sequence genome, one window contains:
- the LOC127773669 gene encoding MADS-box transcription factor 58, with product MHIYKEQEAEPSTGLMMPEPAPVASPGSGGSGGSGSVGAEKIGSRGKIEIKRIENTTNRQVTFCKRRNGLLKKAYELSVLCDAEVALVVFSSRGRLYEYSNNSVKETIERYKKANSDTSNASTVAEINAQHYQQEAAKLKQQITNLQNSNRTLVGDNITTMNHRELKQLEGRLDKGLGKIRARKNELLCAEIEYMQRRETELQNDNMYLKSKVAESERGLQTVNMMGSASTSEYVQNMIHYDPRNFLQFNIMHQPQYYPEQEDRKAFMSDER from the exons ATGCACATATACAAAGAGCAGGAGGCTGAACCATCCACTGGCCTGATG ATGCCAGAGCCAGCACCTGTTGCTTCCCCCGGCTCCGGTGGCTCAGGTGGCTCAGGCTCGGTGGGAGCTGAGAAGATTGGGAGCAGGGGAAAGATTGAGATCAAGCGCATCGAGAACACGACGAACCGTCAAGTGACCTTCTGCAAGCGCCGCAACGGGCTACTCAAGAAGGCGTATGAGCTCTCCGTGCTCTGCGATGCCGAGGTCGCCCTCGTCGTCTTCTCCAGCCGTGGCCGCCTCTACGAGTACTCCAACAACAG CGTGAAGGAAACTATTGAGAGGTACAAGAAAGCCAACAGTGACACCTCCAACGCCAGTACAGTTGCAGAGATCAATGCCCAG CACTACCAGCAGGAAGCTGCTAAGCTGAAGCAACAGATCACCAACCTGCAGAACTCCAACAG gaCTCTAGTAGGTGATAATATCACCACCATGAACCACAGAGAACTTAAGCAGCTGGAAGGCAGGCTGGACAAAGGCCTAGGAAAGATTAGAGCACGGAAG AACGAATTGCTGTGTGCTGAAATTGAGTACATGCAGAGAAGG GAAACGGAGCTGCAGAATGACAACATGTACTTAAAGAGCAAA GTTGCTGAGAGTGAAAGAGGACTGCAAACAGTGAACATGATGGGTTCAGCATCTACGAGCGAGTACGTGCAAAATATGATCCATTATGATCCAAGAAACTTCCTGCAATTCAACATCATGCATCAGCCTCAGTATTATCCTGAACAGGAGGACCGAAAGGCCTTTATGTCAG ATGAAAGATAA